One Fibrobacter sp. UBA4297 DNA window includes the following coding sequences:
- a CDS encoding sodium:solute symporter, which produces MFTAIDWIVLFAYLLLSLAIGLWVSRGNKNLKEYMFGGGSMPWVAVGISLIATSVSATTFLGAPADVYGDDMTFLMFQIGALLSIFVVGFVFIPRFRTSGISSAYELFEVRFGSKSVRRLAAIFYCLHLLLRTGILLYAPSLVLAQILHIDLKLAIIVSAAIAIFYTWFGGIKAVIWTDVMQFCVFFGGGVLVLLIIANQVGGFGEMATLASEAGKTRWWNPSMDISDARTLISAGFAYAILEIAIRGCDQQFVQRYLSCKDVKAANRSSVLSMVLGCAVSILFYWVGAALYVYYNVSKVATVPAGIGQNDVFPYFIVNGLPVGVTGLIVAAICAAAMSSLSGAINSLSNTSERDFLGWGEATGMGGLKRAKIWTVVWGVLGVFFALFAATQQGSLLKNALFFTGLFTGPLLGMFLLAFFADKIFGTAEKALRAWVVIVAVICGMVSLVLIQGIPAFGVPAVFDKVFSWPWMPFISMTTTIVVAIIVNFVVAFIKNKKD; this is translated from the coding sequence ATGTTCACCGCTATTGATTGGATAGTTCTCTTCGCTTACTTGCTCCTCTCGCTTGCGATTGGGCTGTGGGTGTCCCGTGGAAACAAGAACCTCAAGGAATACATGTTCGGTGGCGGCTCGATGCCGTGGGTGGCCGTGGGCATTAGCCTTATTGCGACATCCGTGAGTGCGACGACTTTCCTTGGCGCGCCTGCCGACGTCTATGGCGACGACATGACGTTTTTGATGTTCCAGATTGGCGCATTGTTGAGCATTTTCGTGGTGGGCTTTGTTTTTATCCCGCGCTTCCGCACATCGGGCATTTCGAGCGCTTATGAACTTTTCGAAGTGCGTTTCGGAAGCAAGTCGGTGCGCCGCTTGGCTGCGATTTTTTACTGCTTGCATTTGCTCCTCCGCACGGGCATTTTGCTTTATGCGCCTTCGCTTGTGCTTGCGCAGATTTTGCACATCGACTTGAAACTGGCGATAATCGTTTCGGCCGCGATTGCGATTTTCTACACGTGGTTTGGTGGCATCAAGGCGGTCATCTGGACCGATGTGATGCAGTTCTGCGTGTTCTTTGGCGGTGGCGTGCTTGTGCTCTTGATTATCGCAAATCAAGTGGGTGGCTTTGGCGAAATGGCGACACTTGCAAGCGAAGCGGGCAAGACGCGCTGGTGGAATCCTTCGATGGATATTTCTGATGCGCGCACGCTCATCTCGGCAGGCTTTGCTTATGCGATTCTTGAAATCGCCATTCGCGGTTGCGATCAGCAGTTTGTACAGCGCTACCTCAGCTGCAAGGACGTGAAGGCGGCGAACCGTTCGAGTGTGCTTTCGATGGTGCTTGGCTGCGCGGTCTCGATTCTCTTTTATTGGGTGGGCGCCGCTCTTTATGTTTATTACAACGTTTCGAAAGTGGCTACAGTTCCGGCGGGCATCGGGCAGAATGACGTATTCCCGTACTTTATCGTGAACGGTCTCCCGGTTGGCGTGACAGGTTTGATTGTCGCTGCCATTTGTGCGGCGGCCATGAGCAGTCTTTCGGGCGCCATCAATTCTCTCAGCAATACGTCCGAGCGCGACTTCCTCGGTTGGGGAGAAGCGACGGGAATGGGCGGGCTCAAGCGTGCTAAAATCTGGACGGTCGTCTGGGGCGTGCTCGGCGTGTTCTTTGCACTCTTTGCTGCCACTCAGCAGGGGAGCCTCCTCAAGAACGCCCTATTCTTTACGGGGCTTTTCACGGGCCCGCTTCTTGGCATGTTCCTCCTCGCGTTCTTTGCAGACAAGATTTTTGGAACCGCAGAAAAAGCGTTACGTGCCTGGGTCGTGATTGTCGCCGTTATTTGCGGCATGGTAAGCCTTGTGCTTATCCAGGGAATCCCCGCCTTTGGCGTGCCTGCCGTTTTTGATAAAGTCTTCAGCTGGCCATGGATGCCATTCATCAGCATGACTACAACGATTGTTGTGGCGATTATCGTGAATTTTGTTGTTGCTTTTATAAAAAATAAAAAGGATTGA
- a CDS encoding sensor domain-containing diguanylate cyclase has product MSVSEILFVVAGALLGLAFQGGMFLFLIPFAVVAFSLAVMNRPNIPANTSVIPVIKRDKRSTALTPVVSPDIRNEFTNNVKTDTNEPDSSLRVNQIWSRANSDVDKAYGDILRCLKVLMPDANTFTIFTSGGSVNELRLRAFQSDIQNFIDSSAKITENTGILSQLLRPGVSRILEGDLFVSKRLPYYIENRRIRSLVGVPLLDREERRFGAILVDSLQPNAFKEADVQALMFMSHVMFMVSFKSYVSAQNYIEQQQFSVLYRYQRKFFQTMTVKDIYKQMFEYVKENIPFDRLTILALDKPKECSGRVVYCVGVDSEQFINKKFTLSDKGIFVLALMRNRPVFRSFTSGYADYVPRLNDSEKRNMELRQLFVMPVASEPDARTAELAICLESRYTNRYQDHEKKLLKAFAGVAGFAYARALQVEKDKDLATRDGLTGLMNHRSLQEALRTEKVRADRKKYNIGVLMMDIDHFKSVNDTYGHPVGDEVIKGIATAISGEIRKEIDIVARYGGEEFVVALVDTTPEGMIETAERIRKAVGKLEFNVHLTDPLRVTVSIGAFLVEPEFSDMKKAVNNADQALYKAKDGGRNQVVRFETVETEAVGAV; this is encoded by the coding sequence ATGTCCGTATCTGAGATTTTGTTTGTTGTAGCCGGTGCATTATTGGGACTTGCTTTTCAGGGGGGCATGTTCCTTTTCCTTATTCCCTTTGCTGTTGTCGCATTTTCCCTTGCTGTGATGAATCGCCCGAACATTCCGGCGAATACCTCTGTGATTCCTGTCATTAAGCGCGATAAGCGTTCTACCGCATTGACTCCGGTCGTTTCTCCGGATATCCGCAATGAATTTACGAACAATGTCAAGACGGATACGAACGAACCCGATTCCTCGCTCCGCGTAAACCAGATTTGGTCACGCGCAAACTCTGATGTCGATAAGGCGTATGGTGATATCTTGCGCTGTCTCAAGGTGCTTATGCCGGATGCCAACACTTTTACGATTTTTACGAGCGGCGGCAGTGTTAACGAATTGAGGCTGAGGGCGTTCCAGAGTGACATTCAGAACTTCATTGATTCAAGTGCGAAAATTACCGAAAATACGGGCATCTTGAGCCAACTTTTACGCCCAGGCGTATCCCGTATCTTGGAAGGTGATTTGTTTGTAAGCAAACGTCTTCCGTATTACATTGAAAATAGAAGAATCCGTTCCTTGGTGGGCGTTCCTTTACTTGACCGCGAAGAACGCCGCTTTGGTGCAATCTTGGTAGACTCCCTGCAGCCGAATGCTTTTAAGGAAGCCGATGTCCAGGCGCTCATGTTCATGTCCCATGTCATGTTCATGGTGAGTTTCAAAAGCTATGTATCGGCGCAGAACTACATTGAACAGCAACAGTTCAGTGTGCTTTACCGCTACCAGCGTAAGTTCTTCCAAACCATGACGGTGAAGGACATCTATAAGCAAATGTTTGAATACGTCAAGGAGAACATACCGTTTGACCGCTTGACGATTCTTGCTCTCGACAAACCGAAGGAATGCTCCGGTCGTGTTGTTTACTGTGTCGGTGTGGATTCTGAACAGTTTATTAATAAAAAGTTTACGTTGTCTGATAAAGGCATTTTCGTGCTTGCGCTCATGAGAAACCGCCCGGTTTTCCGCTCGTTTACCTCGGGATATGCCGATTACGTGCCGCGCTTGAACGATTCCGAAAAGCGCAATATGGAACTGCGTCAGTTGTTTGTAATGCCGGTTGCCTCTGAACCGGACGCAAGAACTGCGGAACTAGCCATTTGCCTTGAAAGCCGCTATACCAACCGCTATCAAGATCACGAAAAGAAACTCCTTAAGGCGTTTGCCGGTGTCGCAGGCTTTGCTTATGCCCGAGCTCTTCAGGTCGAAAAGGATAAGGACCTTGCAACGCGCGATGGCCTTACAGGACTTATGAATCACCGCTCACTACAAGAAGCGCTCCGCACAGAAAAGGTTCGCGCTGACCGCAAGAAATACAATATTGGCGTCTTGATGATGGATATCGACCACTTCAAGAGTGTGAATGATACCTATGGACACCCGGTAGGCGATGAAGTCATCAAGGGTATTGCAACGGCGATTAGTGGCGAAATCCGCAAGGAAATTGACATCGTGGCTCGCTACGGTGGTGAAGAATTTGTGGTGGCACTCGTCGATACGACTCCGGAAGGCATGATTGAAACAGCTGAACGCATCCGCAAGGCGGTGGGCAAGCTCGAGTTCAACGTGCACTTGACGGACCCGCTCCGCGTGACGGTAAGTATTGGCGCTTTCCTTGTGGAACCGGAATTCTCGGACATGAAGAAGGCGGTAAACAATGCGGACCAGGCGCTCTACAAGGCAAAGGACGGCGGCCGCAATCAGGTCGTGCGTTTTGAAACCGTTGAAACTGAAGCGGTGGGTGCTGTTTAG
- a CDS encoding LptF/LptG family permease → MKFSRYLIWNFLKMFLIVVCGAVLIFVVIDFVGNIKTWSAREMKAVGDYYLSYLPYILYLITPVALFIAVLASVGNMARHLEMSAMQSSGQSPFKTLLPIFFLGILMSIGSYEMSEHWLPDANHKRFEIMETNAQKRKNPRIKEKQDFTFIDSEKNSWFFKHYSGKNKVGRDVVLLVRDRGRLVERYDVRSIRWHETDSVSGDGFWRFENGYHRVFKKDGSVEVTPVRMKNMKGKVKTRPNDLINERQLADEMDSKMVKERIDVLRRSGEETRAMETALQFKYSAHWMNLIVLLIGAALCHRYSRSGGLSQKFGVGLLLVFSYYILERIGLKMGENGALSPFWAAWNSHFIYAGLAFVMLYRSFRL, encoded by the coding sequence ATGAAATTTTCTAGATACCTTATCTGGAACTTTTTGAAGATGTTCCTCATCGTTGTCTGCGGTGCTGTCCTTATTTTTGTTGTTATAGATTTTGTTGGTAATATCAAGACTTGGTCTGCTCGCGAGATGAAAGCCGTGGGCGATTACTACCTGAGTTACCTTCCGTATATTTTGTACTTGATTACTCCTGTGGCGTTGTTTATCGCGGTTTTGGCTTCGGTCGGGAATATGGCACGGCACCTGGAAATGAGCGCCATGCAGAGCTCGGGACAAAGTCCGTTCAAGACGCTTTTGCCGATATTCTTCTTGGGCATCCTCATGTCCATTGGTTCGTATGAAATGAGCGAACACTGGCTCCCAGATGCAAACCACAAGCGCTTTGAAATCATGGAAACCAATGCGCAAAAACGCAAGAACCCGCGCATCAAGGAAAAGCAGGATTTCACGTTTATTGATAGCGAAAAGAATAGCTGGTTTTTTAAGCATTACTCCGGTAAGAATAAAGTTGGACGCGATGTTGTTCTCTTGGTGCGCGATCGAGGACGTTTGGTCGAACGTTACGATGTTCGCTCTATCCGCTGGCATGAGACTGATTCTGTGAGTGGAGACGGTTTCTGGCGGTTTGAAAATGGGTACCACCGCGTGTTCAAAAAGGACGGCTCCGTGGAAGTGACTCCCGTTCGCATGAAGAACATGAAGGGAAAAGTCAAGACGCGTCCGAACGACTTGATCAACGAACGCCAGCTTGCCGACGAGATGGATTCCAAGATGGTCAAGGAACGTATAGATGTGCTTAGGCGTTCGGGTGAAGAAACCCGTGCGATGGAGACCGCGCTTCAGTTCAAGTATTCCGCACACTGGATGAACTTGATAGTTCTTTTGATTGGGGCGGCGCTATGCCACCGGTATAGCCGTTCAGGGGGCCTTTCCCAGAAATTCGGTGTTGGCCTGTTGCTTGTTTTTAGCTATTATATTCTTGAGAGAATTGGACTTAAAATGGGTGAAAACGGAGCTTTGTCGCCGTTCTGGGCGGCGTGGAACAGTCACTTCATTTATGCCGGTCTCGCGTTTGTCATGTTATATCGATCATTCCGCTTGTAG
- a CDS encoding LptF/LptG family permease, whose translation MILVRYVLKELIGPFLASLFGITFLFVVDFLVKILDNVLSKGLPASTVLEIFALNLAWMLSLSIPMAVLVASLMAFGRMSGDQEITAVKAAGISPLSLMRPVLLVALLLSVVMVVFNNWVLPEANHRSVELMNAVSRKKPHVFIDAGRLITQFPGVQLWVNRIDPVSGTLYGIQIFEMEKKGAPRIVYADSASMDYVDNGATLMLRLRSGETHLVDPDDNDNYFRIRFFSQDLAMQNVDDRLERRSRSYRSDREMPVEMMWDVVTDARKNYDSAAVLARTRRLPTLMNLRELVNGDSILPENANGVQMGDSMQFVQGLRKVRVQETAALRSTERAWGRMDGELKRAAQYLVEIHKKFSTAFACFVFVLIGAPLGIMARKGGIGTGILYSLAFFVIYWICLIGGENLADRLVVSPELAMWISNIIIGVVGILLTRAMVRDRFTGNSKVLRFFKIVGRYTGITQCVRAAGWLFGKLKKRFE comes from the coding sequence ATGATTTTAGTCCGCTATGTCTTGAAAGAGCTGATAGGTCCTTTTTTGGCTTCGCTCTTTGGCATTACTTTTTTGTTTGTAGTTGACTTTTTGGTCAAAATCTTGGACAATGTGCTGTCCAAGGGATTGCCTGCATCTACGGTCCTTGAAATTTTTGCGCTGAACCTTGCATGGATGCTTTCGCTTTCGATTCCGATGGCTGTGCTTGTCGCAAGCCTCATGGCATTTGGCCGTATGTCTGGCGATCAGGAAATTACGGCCGTCAAAGCGGCGGGCATCTCTCCCTTGTCGCTGATGCGCCCGGTGTTGCTTGTTGCGCTTTTGCTTTCGGTCGTGATGGTCGTGTTCAACAACTGGGTGCTCCCTGAGGCAAACCACAGGTCGGTGGAACTTATGAACGCCGTGTCGCGCAAGAAGCCTCATGTGTTTATTGATGCGGGGCGCCTTATTACGCAGTTTCCCGGCGTGCAGCTTTGGGTAAACCGCATTGACCCTGTGTCGGGGACGTTGTACGGTATCCAGATTTTTGAGATGGAAAAGAAAGGCGCACCTAGAATTGTCTATGCCGATAGCGCATCGATGGATTATGTGGATAACGGGGCTACGCTCATGCTCAGGCTCCGTAGTGGCGAAACGCATCTCGTGGATCCCGACGATAACGACAACTATTTCCGCATCCGGTTCTTCTCGCAGGATTTGGCGATGCAGAACGTGGACGACCGCCTGGAACGCCGCAGTCGCAGTTATCGCAGTGACCGTGAAATGCCCGTCGAGATGATGTGGGATGTGGTGACGGATGCCCGCAAAAATTATGACTCGGCGGCAGTGCTGGCCAGGACGCGCCGCTTGCCTACTCTTATGAACTTGCGAGAACTTGTCAATGGCGATTCGATTCTCCCCGAAAATGCAAATGGCGTTCAGATGGGCGATTCTATGCAGTTTGTGCAGGGGCTTCGCAAAGTCCGAGTGCAAGAAACAGCGGCCCTCCGTTCGACGGAGCGTGCCTGGGGCCGTATGGATGGTGAACTCAAGCGCGCCGCCCAGTACCTGGTCGAAATCCACAAAAAGTTCAGTACCGCATTTGCATGCTTTGTGTTTGTGCTGATTGGGGCGCCGCTTGGCATTATGGCTCGCAAAGGTGGTATTGGCACAGGCATCCTCTATAGCCTTGCGTTCTTTGTCATCTACTGGATTTGCCTTATCGGTGGCGAAAACTTGGCCGACCGCTTGGTGGTCTCTCCGGAACTTGCCATGTGGATCTCGAATATCATTATCGGTGTCGTTGGCATTCTCCTTACGCGTGCAATGGTGCGCGACCGATTTACTGGCAATTCTAAAGTTCTACGCTTCTTTAAAATCGTTGGCCGTTATACAGGTATTACCCAGTGCGTCAGGGCGGCTGGTTGGCTGTTCGGTAAACTCAAGAAGAGGTTCGAATGA
- a CDS encoding outer membrane protein assembly factor BamD — translation MKKVFKSTLFVPFFLYMATMMGCSSTSSSKITHTEWCKARYEASEELYKAKKYGRAVEKLEEILSTCAGSGYMEQAQFLIAESHFNLEQWIEARGEYGSFIVNFPGSPFAETAEFRKAVSSFNMDYRIDRDESNTTTAMKDFERYLANHPSTPLRDSVNYYYNLLVDRVAEKEFQTGRLYLRMEKPQAAVIYFKEFLETYPNAKRRQEALFLISDAYTDLDQFESARQYLAVAQNEASEDKEIQKRVKKAEEKIASAEETYEKRLKKEAEKKRLQKEEKTLAD, via the coding sequence ATGAAAAAAGTTTTCAAGAGTACCCTGTTCGTTCCTTTTTTCCTTTATATGGCAACCATGATGGGTTGTTCCTCGACCTCTTCATCTAAAATAACCCATACCGAATGGTGCAAGGCCCGCTATGAGGCGTCAGAAGAACTCTACAAGGCAAAGAAGTACGGACGCGCCGTCGAAAAACTGGAAGAAATCCTTTCGACCTGCGCAGGGTCAGGCTACATGGAACAGGCGCAATTCCTGATTGCCGAAAGCCATTTCAACCTGGAGCAGTGGATTGAAGCCCGTGGCGAATACGGAAGCTTTATCGTGAACTTCCCGGGTTCTCCGTTTGCAGAAACCGCCGAATTCCGCAAGGCAGTTTCCTCGTTCAACATGGATTACAGGATTGACCGCGACGAATCCAACACGACAACCGCCATGAAGGACTTTGAACGCTACCTCGCAAACCACCCGAGCACCCCGCTTCGCGATTCCGTCAACTACTACTACAACCTCCTCGTCGATCGCGTGGCCGAAAAGGAATTCCAGACGGGCCGCCTCTACTTGCGCATGGAAAAGCCGCAAGCCGCAGTCATCTACTTCAAGGAATTTCTCGAGACCTACCCCAACGCCAAACGCCGCCAAGAAGCGCTATTCCTGATTTCGGATGCCTACACCGACCTGGACCAGTTTGAATCGGCAAGGCAATACCTCGCCGTCGCCCAAAACGAAGCAAGCGAAGACAAGGAAATTCAAAAACGCGTGAAGAAGGCCGAAGAAAAAATTGCAAGCGCCGAAGAAACCTACGAAAAGCGCCTCAAGAAAGAAGCCGAAAAGAAGCGCCTCCAGAAAGAAGAAAAGACACTCGCTGACTAG
- a CDS encoding PHP domain-containing protein, whose translation MSFWPGEKLRYAETHFKFKLPWSLLYKPWPEIFFDAPFQFVPGVEPYLWIVVRDADRFPTAIKNAEIVLKRIADKETASELNDNVMADPNRHLPATSQNIVICKDLNIDVSEQMKFIPLALGKIPAGAYEAHCKLTVERNGKTQTFERWNLPRLKPVPLRFKILNEMPPIAPGYAAGEMHCHTHYSADHVEYGATPEVLQLAAKAVGLDFVNCTDHAYDFAFTQEDYTKEADSPVPKFQKLRKEIAALPTKDDKGNNMPLMLAGEEVSAGNSKGENVHMTVLAPEGYLPGLGDCGRYWLENHPTRSIKQILNMTEAHCFAAHPFQQMGLLEKFVFRRGYWKPEDLQLKNKHSIRGLQFWNGSRDEGFKLGREFWINELGKGNYLLPIGGNDAHGDLNSMTAVNLPLISLKHTRAHTFGKVRTVVKIMDPTGNPILSFPATCPRACPRLTGMTGTTGNLPTQPPLTLDLLNAAFAADNCYITDGPALWWERDKNGITFHARSNKEMGGGFRYIRIYGRRIQSNGKLAPEEEVMIGSLIATPDHADIPVATLGFAYVRAECETATGKFALTSAAQLR comes from the coding sequence ATGAGTTTTTGGCCGGGGGAAAAATTGCGTTACGCCGAAACGCATTTTAAGTTCAAGTTGCCCTGGTCGCTCCTTTACAAGCCGTGGCCCGAAATTTTTTTCGATGCGCCGTTCCAATTTGTGCCGGGCGTCGAGCCATACCTCTGGATTGTCGTGCGTGACGCAGACCGTTTCCCGACGGCGATTAAAAATGCGGAAATCGTTTTAAAACGTATTGCAGACAAAGAAACTGCATCGGAACTTAATGATAATGTCATGGCGGACCCAAACCGCCATCTACCCGCGACGTCGCAAAACATAGTCATTTGCAAAGACTTGAATATCGACGTCAGCGAGCAGATGAAATTCATTCCGCTTGCGCTTGGGAAAATTCCGGCAGGTGCATATGAAGCGCACTGCAAGCTGACCGTAGAACGCAACGGCAAGACACAGACTTTTGAGCGCTGGAACCTGCCGAGACTTAAACCCGTCCCGCTCCGTTTCAAGATCTTGAACGAGATGCCGCCTATCGCCCCCGGCTATGCCGCGGGCGAAATGCACTGCCACACGCACTACTCCGCAGACCATGTGGAATACGGCGCCACGCCCGAAGTGTTGCAGCTTGCCGCCAAGGCAGTCGGGCTCGACTTTGTGAACTGCACCGACCACGCTTACGACTTCGCCTTCACGCAAGAAGATTACACCAAAGAAGCGGACTCGCCAGTGCCGAAATTCCAAAAACTGCGCAAAGAAATTGCGGCGCTCCCCACCAAGGATGATAAAGGCAACAATATGCCGCTCATGCTCGCTGGCGAAGAAGTATCTGCCGGGAACAGCAAAGGCGAGAACGTACACATGACTGTCCTCGCCCCCGAAGGTTACCTCCCGGGGCTCGGCGACTGCGGCCGCTATTGGCTCGAAAACCACCCGACGCGCAGCATCAAGCAAATTCTGAACATGACTGAGGCGCACTGCTTCGCAGCGCACCCGTTCCAGCAAATGGGACTCTTGGAAAAATTCGTGTTCCGTCGCGGTTACTGGAAGCCCGAAGATTTGCAACTGAAAAACAAGCATTCGATTCGCGGGCTGCAATTCTGGAACGGAAGTCGCGATGAAGGTTTCAAGCTCGGCCGAGAATTTTGGATAAATGAGTTAGGCAAAGGAAATTACTTGCTCCCCATCGGTGGAAACGACGCCCATGGAGACTTGAACAGTATGACGGCCGTAAACTTGCCGCTTATTTCGCTAAAGCACACACGTGCCCATACATTTGGAAAAGTCCGCACGGTTGTGAAAATCATGGACCCTACCGGCAATCCGATTTTGTCATTCCCGGCTACCTGTCCTCGCGCCTGTCCTCGCTTGACGGGGATGACGGGGACGACCGGGAATCTCCCTACACAGCCCCCGCTGACCCTCGACCTATTAAACGCCGCCTTCGCCGCAGACAACTGCTACATCACGGACGGTCCTGCCCTCTGGTGGGAACGCGACAAAAACGGCATCACGTTCCACGCCCGCAGCAACAAAGAAATGGGCGGAGGATTCCGCTACATCCGCATTTACGGGCGCCGCATACAGAGCAACGGCAAGCTTGCCCCCGAAGAAGAAGTCATGATCGGAAGCCTCATCGCAACGCCCGACCACGCCGACATTCCTGTTGCCACGCTTGGTTTTGCGTACGTCCGTGCCGAATGTGAAACCGCAACCGGCAAGTTTGCGCTCACGTCGGCAGCACAGTTGCGCTGA
- a CDS encoding rhomboid family intramembrane serine protease produces the protein IPPDVRVSEGGFRQIRDESLVLLSQGITHRIERSEEGPFQIFVEPEKRRAAQFQIRLYHRENPPRDENPPLPLKFSLQPLWVLAIPIACTLLDFSDISIQMHNAGIADASKILRGEWWRTITAMTLHADSRHLASNLVSGFLALSLLHYRIPLAKLVPFLAVASAVANFFVALTVQTSFRSLGFSGFVFATIGCLAVIEFRLMPRETHGMLRRFAPLCGAASLAVFLGLGENADILGHLYGFIAGLLCGFIPTKKALRWGAPTVAADIFGILAYYALFAVGWTLTF, from the coding sequence ATTCCGCCCGATGTCCGCGTGAGCGAGGGCGGTTTTAGGCAAATCCGCGACGAGAGTCTCGTGCTTTTGTCACAGGGCATTACGCACCGCATCGAGCGCTCCGAAGAGGGCCCGTTCCAGATTTTTGTGGAACCCGAAAAACGCCGTGCCGCGCAATTCCAGATTCGCCTCTACCACCGCGAGAATCCACCGCGTGACGAGAACCCGCCGCTTCCGCTAAAGTTCTCGCTACAACCGCTCTGGGTGCTCGCCATACCCATCGCCTGTACGCTGTTGGACTTCTCCGACATTTCCATCCAGATGCACAATGCAGGCATTGCCGATGCATCAAAAATCCTTCGCGGAGAATGGTGGCGCACCATAACCGCCATGACGCTCCATGCCGACAGCCGCCATCTCGCATCAAACCTCGTCTCGGGATTCTTGGCGCTGAGCCTTTTGCACTACCGCATCCCGCTTGCAAAGCTCGTGCCGTTCCTAGCGGTCGCAAGTGCTGTTGCCAACTTCTTCGTTGCGCTTACAGTGCAGACAAGCTTCCGTTCGCTCGGCTTTTCCGGCTTCGTATTTGCAACCATCGGTTGCCTCGCCGTCATCGAGTTCCGTCTCATGCCGCGCGAAACGCACGGCATGCTCCGTCGCTTTGCGCCGCTCTGCGGCGCGGCCTCGCTCGCCGTATTCCTCGGTCTTGGCGAAAATGCCGACATCCTCGGGCACTTGTACGGATTCATCGCGGGGCTCCTTTGCGGATTTATCCCCACAAAAAAAGCGCTCCGCTGGGGAGCGCCAACGGTCGCAGCAGACATTTTTGGAATCCTCGCCTACTACGCATTGTTTGCCGTAGGCTGGACTCTGACCTTTTAG
- a CDS encoding tetratricopeptide repeat protein, whose product MANESNNNNSELKAFFVQHGTKIAVAFVILFAIIAGIVQYKEARKVAAAEQSELIGLGLTYLYAGEKDSALVEFEGKIASGKLEGLALAKASLLAGNIKFEKKDFDGAALLFQNALDNAGSVALVRSAAMHGLAAVKMEKGDFSAAANFLEKYVAEFGKRTGDKEDRYQKDEPADEVPMVADAMWKLTLVYQQLGASDKAKVTAERLLQIYGDNRAFADKARKFLAAL is encoded by the coding sequence ATGGCTAACGAATCTAATAACAATAATTCTGAACTTAAAGCCTTCTTTGTCCAGCATGGTACAAAGATTGCTGTGGCGTTTGTCATCCTCTTCGCAATTATTGCTGGCATTGTCCAGTATAAGGAAGCTCGCAAGGTTGCCGCTGCCGAACAGAGCGAACTCATCGGCTTGGGTCTCACTTACCTCTATGCTGGTGAAAAAGACAGCGCCCTCGTGGAATTTGAAGGCAAGATTGCCTCTGGTAAGCTCGAAGGCCTTGCACTTGCTAAGGCTTCGCTCCTTGCCGGTAACATCAAGTTCGAAAAGAAGGACTTTGATGGTGCTGCCCTCCTCTTCCAGAATGCTCTTGATAACGCTGGTTCTGTGGCTCTCGTCCGTTCGGCTGCCATGCATGGTCTTGCCGCGGTGAAGATGGAAAAGGGCGACTTCTCTGCCGCTGCAAACTTCCTCGAAAAGTACGTTGCTGAATTCGGCAAGCGCACTGGCGACAAGGAAGACCGCTACCAGAAGGACGAACCGGCTGACGAGGTCCCGATGGTTGCAGACGCCATGTGGAAGCTCACTCTCGTGTACCAGCAGCTTGGCGCAAGTGACAAGGCAAAGGTCACTGCCGAACGTCTCCTCCAGATTTATGGCGACAACCGCGCCTTTGCTGACAAGGCTCGCAAGTTCCTCGCAGCTCTCTAA